A part of Aegilops tauschii subsp. strangulata cultivar AL8/78 chromosome 2, Aet v6.0, whole genome shotgun sequence genomic DNA contains:
- the LOC109762323 gene encoding BTB/POZ and MATH domain-containing protein 2-like, producing the protein MATNSTSAASHAKCLPKTSSRCITPTFTSTRDFEITIYPLLEGIGVEKLVSSTVFTVGGFKWTISFFPDGVRHGSFGNASAFLNCLSPEKDVRGRFTLNLLGKSGAQVTKFDEIEYTFTAECIYRGYPRFVDRSRLRSVSLENNGSVTIRCVLTVIGEPYTEGKRAILPPPPLPILCDSKKFVIRNLAAPLKKSKHAKIGLGGEVDAVLTDYLSGSA; encoded by the coding sequence ATGGCCACCAACTCCACCTCTGCAGCTAGCCATGCCAAGTGCCTGCCGAAGACCTCGTCGAGATGCATCACCCCTACCTTCACCTCAACGCGTGATTTCGAGATCACCATTTACCCACTGCTCGAAGGCATCGGCGTCGAAAAGCTCGTCAGCTCGACCGTCTTCACCGTCGGTGGCTTCAAGTGGACAATAAGCTTCTTCCCGGACGGCGTGAGACATGGCAGTTTTGGCAACGCTTCGGCGTTCTTGAACTGCCTCAGCCCGGAAAAGGATGTGAGAGGAAGGTTCACCTTGAACTTGCTGGGCAAAAGTGGAGCACAGGTTACGAAGTTTGACGAGATAGAGTATACCTTTACGGCCGAATGCATTTATCGGGGCTATCCTCGGTTCGTGGACAGATCGAGGCTGAGATCAGTGTCGCTTGAAAACAATGGGAGTGTCACTATCCGCTGCGTTCTCACCGTGATCGGAGAACCCTATACTGAGGGGAAACGTGCCATTCTGCCGCCGCCTCCGCTGCCGATTCTGTGTGACAGCAAGAAATTTGTTATCCGCAACTTGGCGGCACCCCTGAAGAAATCCAAGCATGCCAAGATTGGACTTGGAGGCGAAGTGGATGCTGTGCTCACAGATTATCTGTCCGGCTCTGCTTGA
- the LOC141042094 gene encoding uncharacterized protein, translating to MASSDTLDEFAGKLGGMAARYAVLGSTLEDAALVKKLLDSMPDRLYAAVAGIEQFCDVSTMPFEEALGRLKAFDERLRRRGQAGSESADGQLMFTTAQWRARERQRGGARDYDDGARSEASGFGGNRKGRCYKCGEQGHFKRDCPRWKKAPAPEHALLVDGDAEDAGLL from the coding sequence ATGGCGAGCAGCGACACGCTGGACGAGTTCGCCGGCAAGCTCGGTGGCATGGCGGCGCGTTACGCGGTGCTCGGCTCAACCCTGGAAGACGCCGCGCTGGTGAAGAAGCTGCTCGACTCCATGCCGGACCGCCTGTACGCGGCGGTGGCCGGGATCGAGCAGTTTTGCGACGTGTCGACGATGCCGTTCGAGGAGGCGCTCGGGCGGCTGAAAGCGTTTGACGAACGGCTCCGACGACGCGGGCAGGCAGGCAGCGAGAGCGCGGACGGGCAGCTGATGTTCACCACGGCGCAATGGCGGGCGCGTGAACGACAGCGAGGCGGAGCTCGGGACTACGACGACGGGGCGCGCAGCGAGGCGTCGGGCTTCGGCGGCAACCGGAAGGGCCGGTGCTACAAGTGCGGCGAGCAGGGTCACTTCAAACGTGACTGCCCGCGGTGGAAGAAGGCGCCGGCGCCGGAGCATGCACTGCTGGTCGACGGGGACGCCGAGGACGCCGGGCTGCTCTGA
- the LOC109762304 gene encoding BTB/POZ and MATH domain-containing protein 5-like — protein sequence MGNINSCWATHSQPPVSVTSSVCTTEATTAVHKFVVKNYSLLDGMGADKYVTSSKFRVGGYDWWIDLCPDGNSRAPGYVAAFLHLLGEAPPAGVTAKFTLSLLKQDGKVHRDSSPLIITRTFETKGSGWGNLMIIKKSKLRGDCFTIRCDLTVIETPIVQEMLPN from the coding sequence ATGGGAAACATCAACTCTTGCTGGGCGACGCACTCGCAGCCGCCGGTAAGCGTGACGTCGTCGGTGTGCACGACGGAGGCCACCACCGCGGTGCACAAGTTCGTGGTGAAGAACTACTCGCTGCTGGACGGCATGGGCGCCGACAAGTACGTCACGTCGAGCAAGTTCAGAGTCGGGGGCTACGACTGGTGGATCGATCTCTGCCCTGACGGCAACAGCCGGGCGCCTGGCTACGTGGCAGCCTTCTTGCATCTCCTTGGGGAAGCGCCACCGGCGGGTGTGACGGCAAAGTTCACCTTAAGTTTGCTGAAGCAAGATGGCAAAGTACACAGAGATTCCAGCCCTCTGATCATTACCCGAACCTTCGAGACGAAGGGTTCTGGCTGGGGCAATCTCATGATTATAAAGAAGTCCAAGCTGCGAGGAGACTGCTTCACCATCAGGTGTGATTTGACCGTGATCGAAACCCCCATCGTGCAGGAGATGTTGCCAAATTAA